The following proteins are encoded in a genomic region of Rhodoferax aquaticus:
- a CDS encoding MFS transporter: MPHSNTTHWPRILVLWLCGIFAAIQFAKISFAFSPLREWYAVSPAQMGLVLSTVGMVGLVAGVTVGLYAHAIGYKRLLLGGLCLGAVLALVQSWLPPYGWFWATRVLEGASHLAVVVSAPTLIAQSCAPRHRSIAMGLWSTFVGVAFALTAAVGAAALAQFGLPGFLRLHAGGMALMALAAYALVPADPLGRVRQWHHPSAVPRQHVQIYTQWATALPGLCFSCYTIMAVALLTFLPQLAGADRGWLAVVLPLMSIAGNFCAGWLAQLWLSPLVLVRVALGAVGASALALWLASAVGFSIAPFAMALMLMAGLAGGSAFALIPFLSHEPLVQSRANGAVAQMGNLGSTLGPPLFAALIAQLGVAGLALAVVVFAGLGIGLATVGARQHSGAP, translated from the coding sequence ATGCCCCATTCCAACACTACCCATTGGCCACGCATCTTGGTGCTGTGGCTGTGCGGCATTTTTGCCGCCATTCAGTTCGCCAAAATTTCGTTTGCCTTTAGCCCGCTGCGCGAGTGGTACGCGGTCAGTCCTGCACAGATGGGGTTGGTCTTGTCCACCGTGGGCATGGTGGGGCTGGTGGCGGGGGTGACGGTGGGCTTGTATGCCCATGCTATTGGCTACAAGCGTTTGCTGCTGGGAGGTTTGTGCTTGGGCGCGGTGCTGGCCTTGGTGCAATCGTGGTTGCCGCCCTATGGGTGGTTTTGGGCGACGCGTGTGCTTGAAGGGGCTTCGCACTTGGCGGTGGTGGTGAGCGCGCCCACGCTCATTGCGCAGAGCTGTGCGCCGCGCCACCGCTCCATTGCCATGGGCTTATGGAGCACCTTTGTGGGTGTGGCCTTTGCCCTCACCGCAGCCGTGGGTGCTGCAGCCTTGGCCCAGTTTGGGCTGCCCGGTTTCTTGCGGCTGCATGCGGGGGGCATGGCGCTCATGGCGCTGGCGGCCTATGCCTTGGTACCCGCTGATCCCTTGGGGCGCGTGCGCCAGTGGCACCACCCTTCTGCCGTGCCACGCCAGCATGTGCAGATTTACACGCAATGGGCCACCGCCTTACCGGGCCTGTGCTTTAGCTGTTACACCATCATGGCGGTGGCCTTGCTGACCTTTTTGCCGCAATTGGCCGGGGCTGACCGTGGGTGGCTGGCGGTGGTGCTGCCGCTCATGAGCATTGCCGGCAATTTTTGTGCGGGCTGGTTGGCACAGCTGTGGCTCTCGCCCTTGGTTTTGGTGCGTGTGGCTTTGGGCGCTGTGGGGGCGTCGGCACTGGCACTGTGGCTGGCCAGCGCGGTGGGGTTCAGCATTGCGCCGTTTGCCATGGCCTTGATGTTGATGGCGGGCCTCGCGGGGGGCTCAGCGTTTGCCTTGATTCCTTTTTTGAGCCATGAGCCTTTGGTGCAGTCGCGCGCCAACGGGGCGGTAGCGCAAATGGGCAATTTAGGCTCTACCTTGGGCCCGCCCTTGTTTGCAGCGCTCATTGCGCAGCTGGGTGTAGCGGGCTTGGCTTTGGCCGTGGTGGTGTTCGCGGGGCTGGGCATAGGCTTGGCCACCGTGGGTGCGCGCCAGCACAGTGGAGCGCCATAA
- a CDS encoding putative bifunctional diguanylate cyclase/phosphodiesterase, with amino-acid sequence MFAAYEVGSFAIAILGLAFAAVWLNDRTNRAALYWCVAHFSLAASSFTGFRYQETQNLGWVAISTVGTIVFLVFLWAANAALRQQDTTPKQWALHGLAITLGLLLAWLLGGQPWGRLYVFCLLVWSYGYSAYLFFWQLKMPWVAGAFAIRCLTYLPKLENFAPFADLPIASWATVLGWLSSVYLGTVLIHAAVQQSSRRLNQALRHLPHAIVAQRADNSVVFCNEAFLRLAKAPHIQQLKNHMDNNPWALQLMQLIQFTATPVPMGNTLIREIELCPPEGTSFPAEITFSHFDDFGSAVRITQIRDLSERKNAENARIRQLTTDDLTGLPNRNYLEQQLQTSLHLCKENGGQYALLLIDVDHFKQLNDAFGHRQGDVVLKTLAQQLLAQCTTDELLVRLGGDEFALLTQASLATDPHSTWDSRAQALCQALVQSVDQGDLSFRLGVSIGVTTVSATSTSAQDLLQQAELAMYEAKKRGRGSHVFFDATMNDALTDALRLEGALHQAVPQGELTLHYQPIVVAGTAKLHKLEALLRWTSASLGPVSPARFIPMAEQSTLIVELGNWVIHEAMRQRAAWQQQTAHPPIISINVSARQFAQENFVPMLLAATQHHGVQPSAFELELTEYTLVADNPAIALHLQALRACGFSISLDDFGTGYSSLSYLARFNLHTIKIDRSFITNLETDARSQALVKAIIAMGHSLGLAVVAEGVETPAQQAFLVAEQCDYLQGYLFGRPAPASTFLEEHS; translated from the coding sequence ATGTTTGCTGCTTACGAGGTAGGCTCCTTTGCCATCGCCATCCTGGGGCTGGCATTCGCCGCGGTTTGGCTGAATGACCGAACCAACCGTGCTGCGCTGTACTGGTGCGTTGCGCACTTCTCGCTGGCGGCGTCCTCGTTCACTGGATTTCGGTACCAAGAAACCCAAAACCTGGGGTGGGTGGCCATCTCTACGGTGGGGACGATTGTGTTTTTGGTGTTCTTGTGGGCCGCCAACGCTGCCTTACGACAACAAGACACCACGCCCAAACAGTGGGCTCTCCATGGGCTGGCAATCACCTTGGGCTTGCTCTTGGCCTGGCTGCTTGGCGGACAGCCGTGGGGGCGCCTGTACGTGTTTTGCCTGTTGGTGTGGTCCTACGGTTACTCCGCCTACCTCTTTTTCTGGCAGCTCAAGATGCCCTGGGTTGCGGGTGCTTTTGCCATTCGCTGCCTGACCTACTTACCCAAGCTCGAAAACTTTGCGCCGTTTGCAGACCTGCCCATAGCCTCATGGGCCACGGTGTTGGGATGGCTCAGCAGTGTGTACTTGGGCACCGTGCTGATCCATGCAGCGGTGCAGCAATCGAGCCGGCGCTTAAACCAAGCGCTAAGGCATCTGCCACACGCCATCGTTGCCCAAAGAGCGGACAACTCTGTGGTGTTTTGCAATGAAGCTTTCTTGCGCTTGGCTAAGGCACCCCATATTCAGCAATTAAAAAACCACATGGACAACAACCCATGGGCGCTGCAGCTGATGCAATTGATTCAGTTCACCGCCACGCCTGTTCCCATGGGTAACACGCTCATCCGTGAGATCGAACTGTGTCCGCCTGAGGGCACCAGCTTCCCCGCCGAAATCACCTTTTCACACTTTGATGACTTTGGCAGCGCCGTGCGCATCACCCAAATCAGGGACTTGAGTGAGCGCAAAAACGCGGAGAACGCGCGCATCCGGCAGCTCACGACCGACGATCTCACGGGCTTGCCCAATCGCAATTACCTAGAGCAGCAGCTGCAAACTTCGCTCCATCTTTGCAAGGAAAACGGTGGCCAGTACGCCCTTCTGCTCATCGATGTGGACCACTTCAAACAACTCAACGATGCCTTTGGACATCGCCAAGGGGACGTGGTACTCAAGACCTTGGCGCAGCAGTTGCTGGCCCAATGCACCACTGACGAATTGCTGGTGCGCCTCGGCGGTGATGAGTTTGCTCTGCTCACGCAGGCAAGCTTGGCAACGGACCCACACAGCACGTGGGACAGCAGGGCACAAGCCCTGTGCCAAGCGCTCGTCCAGTCTGTTGACCAAGGCGATCTGAGCTTTCGCTTGGGCGTAAGCATTGGCGTAACCACGGTCAGTGCCACCAGCACCAGTGCACAAGACCTGCTGCAACAAGCGGAACTTGCCATGTACGAGGCAAAGAAACGGGGGCGCGGTTCGCACGTCTTTTTTGATGCCACCATGAACGACGCTTTGACCGACGCGCTGCGCCTAGAGGGGGCCTTGCACCAAGCAGTTCCCCAGGGCGAGTTGACATTGCATTACCAGCCCATCGTGGTGGCGGGCACTGCCAAGCTGCATAAGCTTGAGGCCTTGTTGCGCTGGACGAGTGCAAGCCTTGGACCTGTAAGCCCTGCGCGGTTTATTCCCATGGCCGAGCAAAGCACCTTGATTGTGGAGCTGGGCAACTGGGTCATCCACGAAGCCATGCGCCAACGCGCCGCTTGGCAGCAGCAAACCGCTCACCCGCCCATCATCAGCATCAACGTGTCGGCCCGCCAGTTTGCCCAAGAAAACTTTGTGCCCATGCTCCTGGCTGCCACCCAGCACCATGGCGTGCAGCCCAGCGCCTTTGAGCTGGAGCTCACCGAATACACCTTGGTGGCAGACAACCCGGCGATTGCTTTGCACCTGCAGGCTTTGCGTGCGTGTGGGTTCTCCATCTCCTTGGACGACTTTGGCACCGGCTACTCGTCCCTGAGCTATCTGGCGCGCTTCAACCTGCACACGATCAAAATCGACCGCAGCTTCATCACCAACCTGGAAACCGATGCACGCAGCCAGGCCTTGGTCAAAGCCATCATCGCCATGGGGCACAGCTTGGGCTTGGCCGTGGTGGCAGAAGGTGTCGAAACGCCCGCACAGCAAGCGTTCTTGGTCGCGGAACAGTGCGATTACCTGCAGGGCTACCTATTCGGCCGCCCTGCCCCTGCCTCTACTTTCTTGGAGGAACACTCTTGA
- a CDS encoding endo-1,4-beta-xylanase, giving the protein MSIGSLLRFAALAAMVVGTPVAGSAEKTPASLAQRFAGHFKIGAAVEPWQLTGSEAPLLAQQFNSLTAENVMKPSRLQPNEGEFTFAKADAIVAYAKAKGMAVRGHTLLWHQRTPDWFWKDASGEPATRELVLARLQSHIATVVGRYKSTIGVWDVVNEVVDPSQPGCLRDNAWLRVVGPDYVDWAFRYAHDADPKAKLFINDFATTRHDKRACLVQVVQGLLDRGVPVHGVGHQMHVSVYEPTAQEVDETLSTFAHMGLGNQITELDMSLYPRRAYLLDDTIANLLELQAQRYAELMQVFLAHPEIDSVTFWGISDDHTHLTQGLEWWRREKPLLFDDEQEPKAAFWEVLKLVP; this is encoded by the coding sequence ATGTCGATAGGTTCACTGCTCAGGTTTGCCGCCCTCGCCGCCATGGTCGTCGGCACCCCAGTGGCTGGGTCAGCGGAGAAGACGCCTGCCTCGCTCGCCCAGCGTTTTGCGGGGCATTTCAAAATTGGGGCGGCGGTGGAGCCTTGGCAGCTCACCGGCTCGGAAGCGCCGCTGCTGGCGCAGCAATTCAACAGCCTGACGGCCGAGAATGTGATGAAGCCCTCGCGCCTGCAGCCCAATGAAGGCGAATTCACCTTTGCCAAGGCCGACGCCATCGTCGCCTATGCCAAAGCCAAAGGCATGGCCGTGCGTGGCCACACCCTGCTGTGGCACCAGCGCACGCCCGACTGGTTTTGGAAAGACGCGAGCGGCGAGCCGGCCACCCGTGAGCTGGTGTTGGCACGCCTGCAATCGCACATTGCCACTGTGGTGGGCCGCTACAAGAGCACCATTGGTGTGTGGGATGTGGTGAACGAAGTGGTTGACCCCAGCCAACCCGGTTGCCTGCGCGACAACGCGTGGCTGCGTGTGGTGGGGCCTGACTATGTGGACTGGGCCTTCAGGTACGCACATGACGCAGACCCCAAGGCCAAACTGTTCATCAACGACTTTGCCACCACCCGCCACGACAAGCGCGCCTGCTTGGTCCAGGTGGTGCAAGGCCTCTTGGACCGTGGCGTGCCGGTGCACGGCGTGGGCCACCAAATGCATGTGTCGGTGTACGAGCCCACTGCACAAGAGGTTGACGAGACCCTCAGCACCTTTGCCCACATGGGTTTGGGCAACCAAATCACCGAGCTGGACATGAGCCTGTACCCCCGGCGCGCCTATCTGCTAGACGACACCATCGCCAACTTGCTGGAGCTACAGGCCCAGCGCTATGCCGAGCTGATGCAGGTGTTCTTGGCCCACCCTGAAATTGACAGCGTCACCTTTTGGGGCATCTCGGACGACCATACCCACCTGACCCAAGGACTGGAATGGTGGCGCCGCGAGAAGCCTCTGCTCTTTGACGACGAGCAAGAACCCAAAGCCGCCTTCTGGGAAGTGCTCAAGCTCGTGCCCTGA
- a CDS encoding DEAD/DEAH box helicase has translation MEISYLPNGLWFDPRSLQKLVPDGYWTRGLGLYRNQKVLSIEIDPDAGHWIVQGEVQGTEAEPYEVHVETALTPDNRIAFWDCECSCAVGSDCKHGVALMLKAAYHGLQVLSEDGGELQPRAQGLRHGPSPEELEASRQAAQARADEATRRLAEEKLMGWLDALDQAGGAVPANAPVPSDARARDNIKPEQYLYLLTIQGAQTLRPVLYLEAVVAYPKVTGGWSKPKAIKTAPSPGQVVYDRATDNDKQVLQLLRAMPDANNYRFGYTYSAQAALQGTVGEIALTLAASTGRLFMDDGKGSAGTQVQMGPVQELLWHWQEVPSPNSPEPNWTLRARLATGSAKLCLNKPPYYVDANHGVVGLAQAPGVSTAQLHVLLHAPALKPSALKTHQAALMERLGPVPLPPVLDTLITLKDVVPTARLHLRPNLPEDVPEVGMIQAELRFDYAGHVGWWAGHGNTVVLENAQGRYLLHRDTAAELDAVTRLFDLGLQAGDNGVFGIPGDQAQHAWLHWADTGYQALRDAGFAVSVDDTLTDWITHADALDVRMRPEGEDEATSPWFELSLGMEINGQRHNILPLLPELIAAAANSPLDPETGQPQIPPYVYLPSSLSKGFLRLPTEALKPWMAALLEMVGERPKDFAAESLRLNRLDAMRTTASLGEGALWEGASALQAMVKQLAGATALPEVPVPASVQASLRPYQQQGLNWLQFLRSHGLGGILADDMGLGKTLQTLTHIQVEKDAGRLTAPALIIAPVSLMGNWLREAQRFCPQLRTLVLHGKERHTVAANMAEHDIVIAPYSLLMRDRERWLETQWHIVVLDEAQNIKNANTNAAQVVNQLQVRHRLCLSGTPIENHLGEIWSLFHFLMPGFLGSQARFNQLFRTPIERQGEPERLGQLRARITPFMLRRTKALVAHELPPKVETVMRVELQGQQADLYETIRLGMEKSVREALNAKGLAKSHITILDALMKLRQVCCDPQLLDMPAAQAVTSSAKLEQLMDMLPEMIAEGRRILLFSQFTGMLSRIEQELKKAGLRWTKLTGQTQKREEAIASFTSGEVPLFLISLKAGGVGLNLPQADTVIHFDPWWNPAAEAQATDRAHRIGQTQSVFVYKLVAQGTIEERILDLQERKASLADSLYSGATGRKEPLFTESDLAELLKPLSD, from the coding sequence ATGGAAATTTCTTATCTACCGAATGGTTTGTGGTTCGATCCACGCTCTTTGCAAAAGCTGGTGCCCGATGGCTACTGGACGCGCGGGCTAGGGCTGTACCGCAACCAAAAAGTACTGTCGATCGAGATTGACCCCGACGCGGGCCACTGGATCGTGCAAGGCGAGGTGCAAGGCACTGAGGCTGAGCCCTACGAGGTCCATGTAGAAACCGCCCTCACCCCCGACAACCGCATCGCCTTTTGGGACTGCGAATGCAGCTGCGCCGTGGGCAGCGACTGCAAACACGGCGTGGCCCTCATGCTCAAGGCCGCTTACCACGGCCTGCAGGTGCTCAGCGAAGACGGCGGCGAGTTGCAACCCCGCGCGCAAGGCCTGCGCCACGGCCCCAGCCCCGAAGAGCTAGAAGCCAGCCGCCAAGCAGCCCAAGCCCGCGCCGATGAGGCCACCCGCCGCTTGGCCGAAGAAAAACTCATGGGCTGGCTAGACGCGCTGGACCAAGCTGGCGGTGCCGTCCCTGCCAACGCCCCCGTGCCCAGCGATGCGCGTGCGCGCGACAACATCAAACCCGAGCAGTACCTGTACCTGCTCACCATCCAAGGGGCGCAAACCCTGCGCCCCGTGCTCTACCTCGAGGCGGTGGTGGCCTACCCCAAAGTGACGGGCGGCTGGTCCAAGCCCAAGGCCATCAAAACCGCACCCTCCCCCGGGCAAGTGGTCTACGACCGGGCGACCGACAACGACAAACAGGTGTTGCAGTTGCTGCGCGCCATGCCAGACGCCAATAACTACCGCTTTGGCTACACCTACTCGGCCCAGGCTGCGCTGCAAGGCACAGTGGGTGAAATCGCGCTCACCCTGGCGGCCAGCACGGGGCGCTTGTTTATGGACGACGGCAAAGGCAGCGCGGGCACCCAGGTGCAAATGGGCCCGGTGCAAGAGCTGCTATGGCACTGGCAAGAGGTGCCTAGCCCCAACAGCCCCGAGCCCAACTGGACGCTGCGCGCACGCCTAGCCACTGGCAGCGCCAAGCTGTGTCTGAACAAGCCCCCCTATTACGTAGACGCCAACCACGGCGTGGTGGGTCTGGCCCAAGCGCCCGGTGTGTCCACCGCGCAGCTGCATGTGCTGCTGCACGCGCCTGCGCTCAAACCCTCGGCACTCAAAACCCACCAAGCCGCACTCATGGAGCGCTTGGGGCCCGTGCCGCTGCCGCCAGTGCTGGACACCCTCATCACGCTCAAAGACGTGGTGCCCACCGCACGCCTGCACCTGCGCCCCAACCTACCCGAAGACGTGCCCGAGGTGGGCATGATTCAAGCCGAGCTGCGCTTTGACTACGCGGGCCATGTGGGCTGGTGGGCGGGCCACGGCAACACCGTGGTGCTAGAAAACGCGCAGGGCCGCTACCTGCTACACCGCGACACCGCCGCCGAGCTCGACGCCGTCACACGCCTGTTCGACTTGGGCTTGCAAGCCGGTGACAACGGCGTGTTTGGCATTCCCGGCGACCAGGCCCAACATGCTTGGCTGCACTGGGCCGACACCGGCTACCAAGCCCTGCGTGACGCAGGCTTTGCCGTCTCGGTGGACGACACACTCACCGACTGGATCACCCATGCCGACGCGCTGGATGTGCGCATGCGCCCCGAAGGCGAGGACGAGGCCACATCGCCCTGGTTTGAACTCTCACTGGGCATGGAGATCAACGGCCAGCGCCACAACATCTTGCCGCTGCTGCCCGAGCTGATTGCGGCGGCCGCCAACAGCCCGCTGGACCCCGAGACCGGCCAGCCCCAAATTCCGCCCTATGTATACCTGCCCTCTAGCCTCAGCAAAGGCTTTTTGCGCCTGCCCACCGAGGCCTTGAAGCCGTGGATGGCGGCGCTTTTGGAAATGGTGGGCGAGCGCCCCAAAGACTTTGCCGCCGAGAGCTTGCGCCTAAACCGCCTAGACGCCATGCGCACCACGGCTTCCTTGGGCGAGGGCGCGCTGTGGGAGGGCGCCAGCGCCTTGCAGGCCATGGTCAAGCAGCTCGCGGGTGCCACCGCCCTGCCCGAGGTGCCCGTGCCTGCCAGCGTGCAAGCCAGCCTGCGCCCCTACCAGCAGCAAGGCCTGAACTGGCTGCAGTTTTTGCGCAGCCATGGCTTGGGTGGCATCTTGGCCGACGACATGGGCCTGGGCAAAACCCTGCAAACGCTAACCCATATCCAGGTGGAGAAAGACGCAGGCCGCCTAACCGCCCCCGCGCTCATCATTGCGCCTGTGAGTTTGATGGGCAACTGGCTGCGCGAGGCCCAGCGCTTTTGCCCGCAGCTGCGCACCCTGGTCTTGCATGGCAAAGAGCGCCACACCGTGGCCGCCAACATGGCCGAGCACGACATTGTGATTGCGCCCTACTCCCTCTTGATGCGCGACCGCGAGCGCTGGCTAGAGACCCAGTGGCATATCGTGGTGCTGGACGAGGCGCAAAACATCAAAAACGCCAACACCAACGCCGCCCAAGTGGTGAACCAGCTGCAGGTGCGCCACCGCTTGTGCCTCTCGGGCACTCCCATTGAAAACCACTTGGGCGAAATTTGGAGCCTGTTCCACTTCCTGATGCCGGGATTCTTGGGCAGCCAAGCGCGGTTTAACCAGCTGTTTCGCACGCCCATTGAGCGCCAGGGCGAGCCGGAGCGCCTGGGCCAGCTGCGCGCCCGCATCACCCCCTTCATGCTGCGGCGAACCAAGGCCTTGGTGGCCCACGAGCTGCCCCCCAAGGTGGAAACCGTCATGCGCGTGGAGCTGCAAGGCCAGCAGGCCGACCTGTACGAAACCATTCGCTTAGGGATGGAAAAGTCGGTGCGTGAAGCACTCAACGCCAAGGGCTTGGCCAAGTCGCACATCACCATCTTGGACGCATTGATGAAACTGCGCCAAGTGTGCTGCGACCCGCAGCTGCTGGACATGCCCGCCGCACAAGCCGTGACCAGCTCGGCCAAGCTAGAGCAGCTGATGGACATGCTGCCCGAAATGATTGCCGAGGGGCGGCGCATTTTGCTGTTCTCGCAATTCACCGGCATGCTCAGCCGCATTGAACAAGAGCTCAAAAAGGCCGGGTTGCGCTGGACCAAGCTCACGGGCCAAACCCAAAAGCGCGAAGAGGCCATTGCCAGCTTTACCAGTGGCGAGGTGCCGCTGTTTCTGATCAGCCTCAAGGCTGGTGGCGTGGGCCTGAACCTGCCGCAGGCCGACACGGTGATCCACTTCGACCCCTGGTGGAACCCCGCCGCCGAAGCCCAGGCCACCGACCGCGCCCACCGCATTGGCCAAACCCAAAGCGTGTTTGTCTACAAGCTGGTAGCACAGGGCACGATTGAAGAGCGCATCTTGGACCTGCAAGAGCGCAAAGCCAGCTTGGCCGACAGCCTGTACAGCGGCGCCACGGGGCGCAAGGAGCCCTTGTTTACCGAGAGCGACTTGGCAGAGTTGCTCAAACCCTTGAGCGA